A single window of Vicingaceae bacterium DNA harbors:
- the lysC gene encoding aspartokinase, which yields MNKVKVFKFGGASVKDATGVKNLLKILHSNQSRPLIVVISAMGKTTNALEKVVEAYFSGDKDIAYNRLEKIKQDHIHIVRDLFGQHLPQDLNDKINNLFVEVEWVLDETPVKDFDFYYDQIVSVGELLSTTIISEYLNRKQLKNQWIDARDLIKTDDRFRAANVNWDKTRQYATSVLKSMFEKSEIIVTQGFIGSTAENYTTTLGREGSDYTAAILANLLDAEEMIVWKDVPGLLNADPKIIPDAILMPHISYKEAIELTYYGATVIHPKTIKPLQNKNIPLKVKSFLDPEAPGTIIDQNEKDDLKYSSFIFRPNQVLMSFSARDYSFIAEGHLSELFGTFARFGVKINLIQISALNFTVSFDNQPFKLEKILQSSLQDSYKILYNTDCLLITLRHPTASLIKKMKNGKEIFLEQRSRNTFRMVVKANPDDPIYNKYQ from the coding sequence ATGAATAAAGTAAAAGTATTTAAGTTCGGTGGTGCATCGGTAAAAGATGCTACCGGAGTAAAAAACCTTCTCAAGATATTACATTCTAACCAAAGTCGTCCGCTTATAGTGGTTATATCAGCAATGGGAAAAACTACCAATGCACTCGAAAAAGTTGTAGAGGCATATTTTTCCGGCGATAAAGACATTGCATACAACCGATTGGAAAAAATAAAGCAAGATCATATACACATAGTCCGGGATTTATTTGGTCAGCACTTACCACAAGATTTAAATGACAAAATCAACAATTTATTTGTAGAAGTTGAATGGGTGCTGGATGAAACACCGGTGAAAGATTTTGATTTTTATTATGATCAAATAGTGTCTGTGGGTGAATTGTTATCCACAACCATTATTTCTGAATATTTAAATCGAAAACAACTCAAAAATCAATGGATAGATGCAAGAGATTTGATAAAAACCGATGATCGTTTTCGTGCGGCTAATGTAAATTGGGATAAAACCCGGCAATATGCAACATCAGTATTAAAAAGTATGTTTGAAAAAAGTGAAATTATTGTCACACAAGGTTTTATAGGGTCGACAGCGGAGAATTATACTACCACACTTGGTCGGGAGGGTTCCGACTACACCGCTGCCATTTTAGCCAATCTGTTAGACGCTGAAGAGATGATTGTTTGGAAAGACGTGCCAGGATTGCTAAATGCAGATCCTAAAATTATTCCTGATGCTATATTGATGCCACATATCTCTTACAAAGAAGCCATAGAATTGACATATTATGGAGCCACGGTGATCCACCCAAAAACCATCAAACCCTTGCAAAACAAAAACATACCCTTGAAAGTTAAGTCATTTTTGGATCCGGAAGCACCCGGGACCATCATCGACCAAAATGAAAAAGACGATTTGAAATACAGCTCTTTTATTTTTCGTCCAAATCAGGTGTTAATGTCCTTTTCGGCCCGCGATTATTCTTTTATTGCCGAAGGGCATTTGAGTGAATTATTCGGCACTTTTGCACGGTTTGGAGTTAAAATAAATTTGATTCAAATTTCTGCCTTGAATTTCACTGTGTCTTTTGATAACCAACCTTTTAAGTTGGAGAAGATTTTACAATCGTCTTTGCAAGATAGTTATAAAATACTTTATAATACCGATTGCCTATTGATAACTTTAAGGCATCCCACGGCATCATTAATAAAAAAAATGAAAAACGGCAAAGAGATTTTTCTTGAACAAAGATCACGTAATACCTTCAGAATGGTTGTCAAAGCAAACCCAGATGATCCAATTTACAATAAATATCAGTAA
- a CDS encoding hypothetical protein (possible pseudo, frameshifted), producing MEVLGRPKNRVLSETIDSLPENLKIIIAPHEVDVSHIRQIIEKFGNCSVTYSSLSNDRHALDKKILIIDNIGLLSSIYQYADIAIIGGGFRNSLHNMLEPAAFGMPIFLGPQIDKNPEAKEAVKLGFAHIFRNSDELTKALLFLISHPEERLKQSKECKAWVERNTGSVTDIYCKLDHLGLL from the coding sequence GTGGAAGTACTTGGCCGACCGAAGAACAGAGTATTGTCTGAAACAATAGATTCATTACCTGAGAATTTAAAAATTATTATTGCCCCACATGAAGTTGATGTTTCCCATATACGTCAAATTATTGAAAAATTTGGCAATTGCTCTGTGACATACAGCTCATTGTCAAACGACAGGCATGCATTAGACAAAAAAATTCTCATTATTGATAACATCGGATTATTAAGCTCAATTTATCAGTATGCCGATATAGCCATAATTGGCGGAGGCTTCCGGAACAGTTTACACAACATGTTGGAACCGGCTGCTTTTGGAATGCCCATTTTTTTGGGTCCGCAAATAGACAAGAATCCTGAAGCAAAAGAAGCCGTAAAACTGGGATTTGCCCATATATTTCGAAATTCGGACGAATTAACAAAAGCACTTTTGTTTTTAATCAGCCACCCGGAAGAGAGATTAAAACAGTCGAAAGAATGCAAAGCATGGGTTGAGAGGAACACCGGTTCGGTTACTGATATTTATTGTAAATTGGATCATCTGGGTTTGCTTTGA
- a CDS encoding hypothetical protein (possible pseudo, frameshifted), with protein MSIHRLLYNTGIYFYGRGIHLASLVNKKARLWSLGRKQQIITAVEKKTGQKVFWFHCASLGEFEQGRPLIEKIKQNHPGHKIILTFFSPSGYEIRRNYPLADAVYYLPEDLPSNARNFIETIQPDAAFFVKYEFWFNYLQALYTKNIPAFLISGRFHKNQIFFKPWGKSFIPYLRVFQYFFLLDENSQKLLADLGFTNAHVSGDTRFDRVWQNAQSVKENNIISTFKGDDLLLVCGSTWPTEEQSIV; from the coding sequence ATGTCGATCCATAGATTATTATACAACACCGGCATATATTTTTATGGCAGAGGCATACATCTGGCTTCGTTGGTCAACAAGAAAGCCCGGCTATGGTCTCTTGGCAGAAAACAACAAATAATCACTGCTGTAGAAAAAAAAACAGGGCAAAAGGTTTTTTGGTTTCATTGTGCATCTCTTGGCGAATTTGAACAAGGAAGACCATTGATAGAAAAAATCAAGCAAAATCATCCCGGACATAAAATTATCCTCACATTTTTTTCTCCATCGGGTTATGAAATTCGTAGGAACTATCCTTTGGCTGATGCAGTATATTATTTACCCGAAGATTTGCCATCGAATGCCCGGAATTTTATTGAAACCATTCAACCTGACGCAGCTTTTTTTGTCAAATACGAATTTTGGTTTAATTATCTTCAAGCATTATACACAAAAAATATTCCGGCCTTTTTAATAAGTGGCCGTTTTCATAAAAACCAAATTTTTTTCAAACCCTGGGGAAAATCTTTCATTCCCTATTTACGCGTTTTTCAATACTTTTTTTTGCTGGACGAAAATTCCCAAAAACTCCTCGCTGATTTAGGGTTCACAAACGCGCATGTATCCGGAGACACACGTTTTGACCGTGTATGGCAAAATGCCCAATCGGTAAAGGAAAATAATATAATCTCGACATTTAAAGGTGACGATTTGCTGCTAGTATGTGGAAGTACTTGGCCGACCGAAGAACAGAGTATTGTCTGA
- a CDS encoding ABC transporter permease — protein sequence MKSDIIQFLFRRLVFLNDQRITRPVVNLCILAVVISVAVMIVSICVLRGFQTGIKEKTVAFAGHIQLNSFDNVNAFETRPIHIDSSWLIPLKQLDEVRHVQKFSLKPCILKSGENIMGCLLKGIDLDFDSSFFDKYLIEGRSISFSQDSLPYEVVISQKIAEKLNLKTGDNIFTYFIQQPPLVRKFKIVGIYRTGLSLTDEKIILCNHRHLEKLNKWPSGQATGIEVHLKDFSNKTIKRSMEKISQIVPYDIQILEVNKKFPEIFNWLELQDMNVIIILILMTAVASINIISALLIMMIEKTQFIGIMKAMGARSSLLFRLFLLQGMYITAKGLVWGNIVGLTVCIIQYLFKPLKLNPEMYYLDAVPVEFPWLEIFMINLFTTVIIALIIFLPLLMIKKISPVKAIKFD from the coding sequence ATGAAAAGCGACATTATACAATTTTTATTTCGCAGGTTGGTTTTTTTGAATGACCAAAGGATTACCCGTCCGGTTGTCAATTTGTGCATATTGGCGGTTGTAATTAGTGTTGCAGTGATGATTGTTTCAATTTGTGTGTTGAGAGGGTTTCAAACAGGGATCAAAGAAAAAACTGTGGCATTTGCCGGACACATACAACTCAACAGTTTTGATAATGTCAATGCTTTTGAAACACGTCCCATTCACATCGACTCTTCCTGGCTTATACCGTTGAAGCAACTAGATGAAGTTCGTCATGTCCAAAAATTTTCTCTTAAACCTTGCATCTTAAAATCGGGTGAAAATATAATGGGATGTTTGTTAAAAGGGATTGATCTTGATTTTGATTCTTCGTTTTTCGATAAATATCTTATCGAAGGTCGGTCAATTTCTTTTTCGCAAGACAGCTTGCCTTATGAGGTAGTTATTTCTCAAAAGATAGCAGAGAAGTTAAACTTAAAGACCGGTGACAATATATTCACATATTTTATTCAGCAGCCTCCATTAGTAAGAAAATTTAAAATTGTAGGAATATACCGTACCGGATTGTCTTTGACCGACGAAAAAATTATTTTATGCAACCATCGGCATTTGGAGAAACTGAACAAATGGCCCTCAGGACAAGCCACAGGCATAGAGGTACATTTGAAAGATTTTTCAAATAAAACAATAAAAAGGTCAATGGAAAAAATATCCCAAATCGTCCCTTATGATATTCAGATTTTAGAGGTTAACAAAAAATTTCCTGAAATTTTTAACTGGTTGGAGTTGCAGGACATGAATGTGATAATCATCTTGATATTAATGACGGCTGTGGCGTCCATCAATATTATATCGGCATTGTTGATAATGATGATCGAAAAAACACAATTTATCGGCATCATGAAAGCAATGGGTGCCCGTTCATCACTTCTATTCCGCTTGTTTTTGTTACAAGGCATGTATATTACCGCAAAGGGTTTGGTTTGGGGGAATATTGTGGGCCTGACAGTATGTATCATTCAATATTTATTCAAACCATTAAAATTAAATCCGGAAATGTATTATCTCGATGCAGTACCGGTGGAGTTTCCCTGGTTGGAAATTTTCATGATTAACTTATTTACGACAGTGATAATAGCATTAATCATTTTTTTACCATTATTGATGATTAAAAAAATAAGCCCGGTTAAGGCAATAAAATTTGATTAA
- a CDS encoding glycosyl transferase produces the protein MNREEYLNRKKYRFFEYFENLAETYPKHREKTSYYWNDIINYCNFFIHEDDSVLEIGCGTGETLSKLKGKNKTGIDYSPKMIAKARERYPELNFILQDATQLELDEKFDIIVVTNVIGFIDNLNELFESLRKVSHPRTKVIISYYNYLWEPIIKFAEWIGLKRHIPNQSWISKQDLANILYLTEFEPYRYTRSMIIPYKIPILSDIINRFIARLPLINSLCINQFMIARPSPYFPKDIVKDKYSVSVVIPARNEEGNIENAIKRIPKMGKHTEIIFVEGNSTDNTWQEIRRVYEKYKTTHDIKITQQQGKGKGDAVRKGFSLASGDILMILDADLTVPPEDLPKFYYAIASLKGEFINGSRLVYPMEKNAMRFLNILGNKFFSMMFTWLLEQPIKDTLCGTKVIFRKDYERLAGNRHFFGDFDPFGDFDLLFGSYKLNLKIIDLPIRYQERVYGDTNISRFKHGWLLLKMCVFAARKIKFR, from the coding sequence ATGAACAGAGAAGAATATTTAAACAGAAAAAAATACCGTTTCTTCGAATATTTTGAAAATTTAGCCGAAACCTATCCAAAACACAGGGAAAAAACTTCCTATTATTGGAATGACATTATTAACTATTGCAATTTTTTTATTCATGAAGATGATTCGGTTTTAGAAATTGGATGTGGTACAGGTGAAACACTTTCAAAACTAAAAGGGAAAAACAAAACCGGCATTGACTATTCTCCCAAAATGATTGCCAAGGCAAGAGAACGCTACCCTGAATTAAATTTCATTTTGCAAGACGCCACACAATTGGAACTTGATGAAAAATTTGACATTATTGTCGTTACCAACGTTATAGGATTTATTGACAACTTAAACGAACTTTTTGAATCGTTAAGAAAAGTAAGCCACCCAAGAACAAAAGTTATTATTTCTTATTACAATTATCTTTGGGAACCTATCATAAAATTTGCAGAATGGATTGGATTGAAAAGACATATTCCCAATCAAAGTTGGATTAGCAAACAAGACCTGGCAAACATTCTTTATTTGACTGAATTCGAACCATACCGTTACACCAGGAGTATGATCATTCCATATAAAATTCCCATCCTTTCAGATATTATTAACAGGTTTATTGCTCGTTTACCTCTTATTAACAGTTTGTGTATCAATCAATTTATGATTGCCAGACCGTCCCCATATTTTCCTAAGGATATCGTCAAAGACAAATACTCTGTAAGCGTTGTTATTCCTGCAAGAAATGAAGAAGGCAATATAGAAAATGCCATAAAACGAATCCCAAAAATGGGAAAGCATACAGAAATTATTTTTGTGGAAGGAAATTCTACCGATAATACCTGGCAAGAAATACGCCGTGTTTATGAAAAATACAAAACCACACATGATATAAAAATCACCCAGCAACAAGGCAAAGGCAAAGGAGATGCCGTGAGAAAAGGATTCTCGCTGGCATCAGGAGACATTCTTATGATTCTTGATGCGGATTTGACTGTCCCACCTGAGGATCTTCCCAAGTTTTACTATGCCATTGCTTCACTTAAAGGAGAATTTATCAATGGTTCCCGTTTGGTTTATCCGATGGAAAAAAATGCCATGCGTTTTTTGAATATCCTTGGAAATAAGTTTTTTAGCATGATGTTTACATGGTTATTGGAACAACCCATCAAAGATACTCTTTGCGGAACAAAAGTTATTTTCCGGAAAGATTATGAGCGATTGGCGGGCAACCGGCATTTCTTTGGCGATTTTGATCCTTTTGGAGATTTCGACCTCCTGTTTGGCTCATACAAACTCAATCTTAAAATCATAGACCTGCCTATTCGATACCAGGAACGGGTATATGGCGACACAAACATCAGCAGGTTTAAACACGGATGGCTTTTACTAAAGATGTGTGTATTTGCTGCAAGAAAAATAAAATTTCGTTAA